The following proteins are encoded in a genomic region of Mahella australiensis 50-1 BON:
- a CDS encoding aldose 1-epimerase family protein: protein MNLFGMELSEKQLIESIGQMSQVAGMKRHILCGGRAEGVEAVDVKTGSGFQFTVLPGRAMDIAWAEYNGIPLGWISKSGIVAPQYYEPEGLSWLRSFFGGVLTTCGLTQAGAPCDDQGEMLGQHGRIGNIPAEHVNMDAYWQSGQYIMKLRGSMVEACTFNENLKLTREIKAVLGDSKLYIHDQVENIGYQPSPLMLLYHMNFGFPIVSQYSRLYADDISVAARDEAAKPGIGIYDSFQMPTKGYAEQVFFHSLRADADGYTSVGIINKEINTGIYIKFNINQLPYFTEWKMMGQQDYVVGLEPGNCIPEGRAAARNNGRLQFIQPGEIKDVDIELAVLSGEQSIQEFINDMGGNK from the coding sequence GTGAATCTATTTGGCATGGAATTGAGCGAAAAACAACTTATTGAGAGCATAGGGCAGATGTCTCAGGTGGCCGGTATGAAACGGCATATATTGTGCGGGGGACGCGCTGAGGGCGTGGAAGCTGTGGATGTTAAGACTGGTTCTGGCTTTCAATTCACTGTACTGCCGGGCAGGGCGATGGATATAGCGTGGGCGGAATATAATGGCATACCGCTGGGATGGATATCCAAATCGGGCATTGTGGCTCCACAGTATTACGAGCCTGAGGGACTATCGTGGTTACGCAGTTTTTTTGGCGGAGTACTGACTACTTGTGGCCTTACACAGGCTGGCGCGCCATGTGATGATCAAGGTGAGATGCTGGGGCAGCATGGGCGTATAGGCAATATACCTGCCGAGCACGTAAACATGGATGCTTATTGGCAAAGTGGACAATATATAATGAAACTCAGAGGCAGTATGGTGGAGGCCTGTACATTTAACGAAAATCTCAAGCTTACACGGGAGATAAAGGCTGTACTGGGAGATTCTAAACTATATATTCACGATCAGGTGGAAAATATCGGCTATCAACCTTCGCCGCTTATGCTGCTATATCATATGAATTTTGGATTTCCGATAGTCAGCCAATATTCCAGGCTTTATGCCGATGATATTTCAGTAGCAGCGAGGGATGAGGCAGCTAAACCTGGTATCGGCATATATGATAGCTTTCAGATGCCCACCAAAGGTTATGCGGAACAGGTCTTTTTCCATTCTTTAAGAGCAGACGCTGATGGCTATACGTCTGTGGGTATAATAAATAAAGAAATAAATACGGGCATTTACATAAAATTTAATATAAATCAATTGCCGTATTTTACTGAGTGGAAGATGATGGGCCAGCAGGATTATGTCGTAGGTTTAGAACCAGGTAACTGTATACCCGAAGGCAGAGCGGCTGCCCGCAATAATGGCAGGCTGCAGTTTATACAGCCTGGCGAGATTAAAGATGTGGATATAGAATTGGCAGTGCTGAGCGGGGAACAAAGCATACAAGAATTCATAAATGATATGGGAGGAAATAAATAG
- a CDS encoding AAA family ATPase → MDLHQSAKVLKDNIEKALIGKSDAVELVLVALLCRGHALIEDVPGVGKTTLVKALARSIQCSFSRIQFTTDLLPSDIIGISIYNQKDQRFEFKKGPIFSNIILADEINRASPKTQSSLLEVMGERQITVDGMTYNVSEPFMVLATQNPIEYEGTFPLPEAQLDRFTVRINMGYPQPVHEKAILQSYKNDNIVDHLEPVLHGNDVIQMQEAVSQVYVDDSLYNYIVNIANRTRNSKDIYLGASPRASLVLLKASQALAFIRGREYVLPDDIKNVAVPVLAHRIIVRPEYRLQNKTAEDAVRDVLANLNVPAVRNYA, encoded by the coding sequence TTGGATCTCCATCAATCGGCAAAAGTACTTAAGGACAATATAGAAAAGGCTTTAATAGGCAAATCTGATGCAGTAGAACTCGTCTTGGTAGCATTGTTATGCAGAGGGCATGCGTTGATAGAAGATGTGCCCGGTGTAGGTAAGACAACATTGGTTAAAGCTCTTGCTAGGTCTATACAATGTAGTTTCAGCCGAATACAGTTTACCACGGATTTATTGCCCTCAGATATAATCGGTATATCTATTTATAATCAGAAGGACCAGCGCTTTGAATTTAAAAAAGGTCCGATCTTCAGCAATATAATATTAGCTGATGAAATAAACAGAGCGTCGCCTAAAACGCAATCCAGTTTATTGGAAGTTATGGGCGAAAGGCAGATTACGGTAGACGGCATGACTTATAATGTGAGTGAACCGTTCATGGTATTAGCGACGCAAAATCCTATAGAATACGAGGGAACATTTCCGTTGCCCGAGGCTCAATTGGATCGTTTCACCGTTCGCATAAATATGGGTTATCCACAGCCTGTCCATGAAAAGGCGATATTGCAGAGTTATAAAAACGATAATATAGTCGACCACTTAGAACCGGTGCTCCATGGCAATGATGTTATTCAGATGCAGGAGGCGGTATCGCAGGTGTATGTGGACGATAGCCTGTATAATTATATTGTGAATATAGCCAATCGCACGCGCAATAGCAAAGACATTTATTTGGGTGCGAGCCCGAGAGCATCTTTGGTGTTGTTAAAAGCGTCTCAAGCGTTGGCTTTCATTCGTGGCAGGGAATATGTATTGCCTGATGACATAAAAAATGTAGCGGTACCTGTCTTAGCCCACCGCATAATAGTCAGGCCGGAATATCGATTGCAGAATAAAACGGCTGAAGATGCTGTGCGAGATGTACTGGCTAATTTGAATGTTCCTGCGGTGAGGAATTATGCGTGA
- a CDS encoding NAD(P)/FAD-dependent oxidoreductase: MYDIAIVGSGPAGLAAALNADIRNQQTVVFAGREETTYMDKAPDIDNYLGFPNTDGMELMRRFRDHIAQHEAVEIKREKVTNVMPMGTSFMINANNIFYESRSVILAIGIPKTRFMPGEQEFLGKGVGYCATCDGPLYKGKTVAIISEEVSGQEEADYLAGICQKVYYIPLYNQPVEVKQGVEVINDKPIAIEGDEAVRVLKLKNSALPVDGVFVLKKVTPLEQLIPGLEMDKGLIKVDRDMETNIPGVYAAGDCTGWPYQVAKAVGEGTVAALAAARYVDRLKK, encoded by the coding sequence ATGTACGATATAGCTATAGTCGGATCAGGTCCGGCAGGCTTGGCTGCGGCCCTTAATGCGGATATACGAAATCAGCAAACGGTGGTATTCGCGGGCAGGGAAGAGACCACTTATATGGACAAAGCCCCTGATATAGACAATTATCTAGGCTTTCCAAATACTGACGGTATGGAATTGATGCGGCGTTTTCGCGATCATATAGCACAACATGAAGCAGTGGAGATAAAACGCGAAAAAGTTACCAATGTCATGCCAATGGGCACGAGTTTTATGATAAATGCAAACAATATATTTTATGAGAGCCGATCGGTAATATTGGCCATAGGCATTCCCAAGACGCGTTTTATGCCAGGTGAACAGGAGTTTTTGGGTAAAGGAGTGGGCTATTGTGCTACCTGTGACGGACCTCTATATAAAGGCAAGACGGTAGCCATAATATCGGAAGAAGTCAGTGGACAGGAAGAAGCTGATTATCTGGCCGGCATATGCCAAAAGGTTTATTATATACCACTGTATAATCAGCCTGTGGAGGTAAAGCAAGGGGTTGAGGTTATAAATGATAAGCCTATAGCTATAGAAGGCGATGAAGCGGTGCGCGTATTAAAGCTTAAAAATTCCGCATTGCCGGTGGACGGCGTGTTTGTATTAAAGAAGGTTACGCCTTTGGAGCAGCTTATACCCGGTCTGGAGATGGATAAAGGGCTGATAAAAGTGGATAGGGACATGGAGACCAATATACCAGGTGTATATGCGGCGGGCGATTGCACTGGTTGGCCGTACCAAGTGGCCAAAGCTGTAGGCGAGGGTACTGTGGCGGCTCTGGCAGCGGCCAGATATGTCGACAGGCTGAAAAAATAA
- a CDS encoding DUF58 domain-containing protein, producing the protein MRDKSFSIKPTGIKAIIAVSFLLILFFVALFTGGSLPYMILYIYGFSMLFSFLWAIISVNILYTSIKVDKQSVVVGDSIQISMDIENPSFLPIPYVAIGADLLSDMLAQKHISRHISLGPRHEVSFEDILQCGHYGFYDMDSITLRVEDAFGIFAVNKRLASHLILRVYPKWYNLNRLSLSSYQQMGNISGKHRIMEDFADIGGIRQYRDGDSIKRVHWKLSAKRDELLVKDFVFNSNTQVCVIIDTYKPDFESNTAELSERMAECAASILYYCLNSEMHTGLIYDEREHVMLWGNNLSTFTAFMDSIIMTKMQGERPLSDVLLKDMAAMPWGTAVLVLVPLLASDTLSAMVSLKDMGYEIRCVYFGDKHDNEQANALAYLKECGVQIMDFSTNENASSALMAI; encoded by the coding sequence ATGCGTGATAAGAGTTTTAGCATAAAACCAACTGGTATTAAGGCTATAATAGCAGTTTCGTTTTTGCTCATCCTGTTTTTTGTAGCATTGTTTACAGGCGGAAGCCTGCCGTATATGATATTGTATATATATGGGTTTTCAATGCTGTTTTCGTTTTTATGGGCCATTATTTCGGTCAATATATTGTATACGAGTATAAAAGTTGATAAGCAAAGCGTTGTTGTGGGAGATAGCATTCAAATAAGTATGGATATAGAGAATCCCAGTTTTTTGCCGATACCTTATGTTGCCATAGGTGCGGATTTATTATCTGATATGTTAGCTCAGAAGCATATCTCGCGCCATATAAGTTTGGGTCCAAGGCATGAGGTGTCTTTCGAAGATATACTGCAATGTGGCCATTACGGCTTTTATGACATGGATTCCATAACGTTAAGGGTAGAGGACGCTTTTGGCATATTTGCTGTAAATAAACGATTGGCTTCTCATTTGATACTCCGCGTGTATCCTAAATGGTATAATTTGAATCGCTTATCGTTATCGTCTTATCAGCAAATGGGCAATATATCCGGTAAGCACCGTATTATGGAGGATTTCGCTGACATAGGCGGTATACGTCAATACAGGGACGGGGATAGCATAAAACGCGTGCATTGGAAACTGTCTGCTAAACGCGATGAATTACTGGTAAAAGACTTTGTATTTAATTCCAATACGCAGGTATGCGTGATTATTGATACCTATAAGCCTGATTTTGAAAGCAATACTGCGGAATTAAGCGAACGGATGGCTGAATGCGCGGCGTCCATATTATATTACTGCCTCAACAGCGAAATGCATACGGGATTGATATATGATGAACGCGAGCATGTAATGTTATGGGGTAATAATCTTTCGACATTCACGGCGTTTATGGATTCTATAATAATGACAAAAATGCAGGGTGAAAGGCCATTGTCGGACGTGCTGTTGAAAGATATGGCGGCAATGCCATGGGGTACCGCGGTATTGGTTTTGGTGCCGCTTTTAGCCAGCGATACGTTGTCTGCCATGGTATCCCTGAAAGATATGGGATATGAGATAAGATGTGTATATTTCGGCGATAAACATGATAATGAACAGGCCAATGCATTGGCATATCTTAAGGAATGCGGCGTACAGATAATGGATTTTTCTACTAACGAAAACGCATCTTCGGCTTTGATGGCCATTTAG